In Nitrospinota bacterium, the genomic window CTTCATGAATTTTGCTGGCATCAAGACCGGCGTCAGCCAACGCTTTATTACAGGGTCCGTGCGATCTTTCCACCAGACCCTCGATCATGGATTCGAATTTCGATCGAGTTATCTTCAGATTCAAATGTTTCGGCCCTGTAGCATCGGCTGTTACAAATGGAAGATTGATATCGGTTTCGTTGGTGGTGGACAATTCGATTTTAGCCTTTTCTGCGGCTTCCTTGAGGCGTTGCAACGCCATACTGTCTTTGGACAGATCAATGCCTTGATCTTTTTTAAACTCCGCGACCAGCCAGTCAATGAGCTTCTGATCGAGGTTGTCGCCGCCGAGATGGGTGTCTCCGTTTGTGGATTTTACCTCGACCACATTGTCCCCGACTTCCAGAATGGAGACATCGAACGTGCCGCCGCCGAAATCATAAACGGCGATCATGTGATCTTTTTCTTTGTCCAAGCCATAGGCGAGAGCAGAAGCCGTCGGCTCGTTGATGATCCTCTTGACATCCAGGCCGGCGATTTTTCCGGCATCCTTGGTTGCTTGCCTCTGGGTATCATTAAAATATGCGGGAACGGTGATGACGGCTTCCGTTACAGGTTCACCAAGATAGGCTTCCGCAGATTTTTTGAGTTTTTGCAGGATCATTGCGGAAATTTCCGGAGGCGTGTATTTTTTACCTCCGACATCAATAAGAACATCGTTTTTAGTTCCCTTGACCACTTTATAAGGAACCATTTTCATCTCTTCGGAAACTTCGTCAAAGGACCGACCCATGAAACGCTTTACTGAAAATACCGTGTTGGTCGGGTTGGCGATGGCTTGGCGCTTGGCGACCTGGCCGACAAGAATTTCTCCGTCTTTGGTGAATCCAACCACAGAAGGGGTGGTCCGGCTTCCCTCTTCGTTGAGGATTACCTTCGGTTCGTTGCCTTCCATGACGGCTACCACCGAATTGGTGGTCCCTAAGTCAATGCCTACAATTTTTCCCATGAGTCCAATCCTTTCAACATATTAAGTTGTTATTTTTCAACGTATTATAGATTTAAGGGTG contains:
- the dnaK gene encoding molecular chaperone DnaK; translated protein: MGKIVGIDLGTTNSVVAVMEGNEPKVILNEEGSRTTPSVVGFTKDGEILVGQVAKRQAIANPTNTVFSVKRFMGRSFDEVSEEMKMVPYKVVKGTKNDVLIDVGGKKYTPPEISAMILQKLKKSAEAYLGEPVTEAVITVPAYFNDTQRQATKDAGKIAGLDVKRIINEPTASALAYGLDKEKDHMIAVYDFGGGTFDVSILEVGDNVVEVKSTNGDTHLGGDNLDQKLIDWLVAEFKKDQGIDLSKDSMALQRLKEAAEKAKIELSTTNETDINLPFVTADATGPKHLNLKITRSKFESMIEGLVERSHGPCNKALADAGLDASKIHEAVLVGGSTRVPMVQKLVKELFGKEPHRGVNPDEVVALGAAVQAGVLSGDVKDILLLDVTPLSLGIETLGGVTTKLIERNTTIPTRKSEVFSTASDNQPSVEINILQGEREMSKDNRSLGKFHLDGIPPAPRGIPQVEVTFDIDANGIINVTAKDKGTNKEQKITITDSTGLSDADIEKMVKDAEANAESDKRRREKIDVKNQLDSIIYSTEKTIRENKEKLKEEDIKSTEEVIEEAKKHLEDEVEPMKEQIEKLNQVAHSLAQTIYSQAQQGTPGGEGDASGGPEGDKKDKSDEDVVDAEFEDIGKK